One window of Nocardioides dongkuii genomic DNA carries:
- a CDS encoding sensor domain-containing protein, whose product MTAASTRLVHDTAYVLSALVLAVVSFVVAVVGVSVGTALLLTPVGVLVLAGTAYVARGLAQLERVRMARLLGADVPPASYAAARPGAGWLRRTATPLGDPQTWLDLLWSVLALVTGTAAFAVTVTWWAVAGGGLTYWCWQRWVPQEGDDETLAALLGLGEGQQAESLLLLAIGLAAAVTLPFVVRGCAAVHAGLAAALLCTRGALTRPPRSGPRSARAGRPSAASG is encoded by the coding sequence ATGACCGCCGCCTCCACCCGCCTCGTGCACGACACCGCCTACGTGCTGTCCGCCCTGGTGCTGGCCGTCGTCTCGTTCGTGGTCGCCGTGGTCGGCGTCTCGGTCGGGACGGCGCTGCTGCTCACGCCCGTAGGGGTGCTCGTGCTCGCCGGGACGGCGTACGTCGCCCGCGGGCTCGCCCAGCTGGAGCGGGTCCGGATGGCCCGGCTCCTCGGCGCCGATGTCCCGCCCGCGTCGTACGCCGCGGCGCGGCCGGGCGCCGGCTGGCTGCGGCGCACGGCGACCCCGCTGGGCGACCCGCAGACCTGGCTCGACCTGCTCTGGTCGGTGCTCGCGCTGGTGACCGGGACCGCGGCGTTCGCCGTCACGGTCACGTGGTGGGCCGTGGCGGGCGGCGGGTTGACCTACTGGTGCTGGCAGCGGTGGGTGCCGCAGGAGGGCGACGACGAGACCCTCGCCGCGCTGCTCGGCCTCGGCGAGGGCCAGCAGGCCGAGAGCCTGCTGCTGCTCGCGATCGGGCTCGCCGCCGCGGTCACGCTGCCGTTCGTGGTGCGGGGCTGCGCCGCCGTGCACGCCGGGCTGGCCGCCGCGCTGCTGTGCACGCGTGGCGCCCTCACGCGTCCGCCGCGTAGCGGACCCCGATCTGCTCGCGCAGGGCGTCC
- a CDS encoding alpha/beta fold hydrolase, with product MDLIPKPGQVVSAAGNVAHLVLGGGVADLRPMPRTLVEEGPLREVHHYRPAAGVRQQGDPVLLVTPLAAPARCYDLRRGCSLVEHLVAAGRPTYLVEYGEVDVRDRELGMEPWVDEVVPRAIEAVSAHAGGRPVHLVGWSLGGILALLTAADRTDLPIASVSVVGSPTDVSQVPLVAPPRPLLDPTEGRDLVARGFQVAGAVPGVRWAVRLPSFQRLVAKPLAVAAHLDDSEFLAQVEAVDRFTAAMAAYSGRAFGQLYHRFVTGNALVGGSMELSGRTITLSSITAPVLVLAGTTDGIAPVAAVKAVVQHLAGARDVRFEIVPGGHLGMLTGRAARTATWPVLDEWFEEWTSSEPVAKAAAKKKQAKKAAARKKAPDATPRKAAGKRAPAARTAPSPKAIGANPKRRYGSGGSRSLSP from the coding sequence ATGGACCTGATCCCGAAGCCCGGCCAGGTCGTCTCGGCCGCCGGCAACGTCGCGCACCTGGTCCTCGGTGGCGGGGTCGCCGACCTGCGCCCGATGCCGCGCACCCTGGTCGAAGAGGGTCCGCTGCGCGAGGTCCACCACTACCGGCCGGCCGCCGGGGTGCGCCAGCAGGGCGACCCGGTGCTGCTGGTGACGCCGCTGGCCGCGCCGGCGCGCTGCTACGACCTGCGGCGCGGCTGCTCGCTGGTCGAGCACCTCGTCGCCGCGGGACGCCCGACGTACCTCGTGGAGTACGGCGAGGTCGACGTCCGCGACCGCGAGCTCGGGATGGAGCCGTGGGTCGACGAGGTCGTCCCCCGCGCGATCGAGGCGGTCTCCGCGCACGCCGGCGGCCGGCCCGTGCACCTCGTCGGGTGGAGCCTGGGCGGGATCCTCGCGCTGCTGACCGCCGCGGACCGGACGGACCTGCCGATCGCCTCGGTCAGCGTCGTCGGCTCCCCCACCGACGTCTCGCAGGTGCCGCTGGTCGCCCCGCCGCGGCCGCTGCTCGACCCCACGGAGGGGCGGGACCTGGTCGCCCGCGGCTTCCAGGTGGCCGGCGCGGTGCCGGGGGTGCGGTGGGCGGTCCGGCTCCCGTCGTTCCAGCGGCTCGTCGCGAAGCCGCTCGCGGTGGCGGCCCACCTCGACGACAGCGAGTTCCTCGCGCAGGTCGAGGCGGTCGACCGGTTCACGGCCGCGATGGCGGCGTACTCCGGCCGCGCCTTCGGGCAGCTCTACCACCGGTTCGTGACCGGCAACGCGCTCGTCGGCGGCAGCATGGAGCTGTCCGGGCGCACCATCACGCTGTCCTCGATCACCGCGCCGGTGCTGGTCCTCGCCGGCACGACCGACGGGATCGCGCCGGTCGCCGCGGTGAAGGCCGTGGTGCAGCACCTCGCCGGCGCGCGCGACGTACGGTTCGAGATCGTGCCCGGCGGCCACCTCGGCATGCTCACCGGCCGGGCCGCGCGGACCGCGACCTGGCCGGTCCTCGACGAGTGGTTCGAGGAGTGGACCTCGAGCGAGCCGGTCGCCAAGGCCGCCGCGAAGAAGAAGCAGGCGAAGAAGGCCGCGGCCCGGAAGAAGGCGCCGGACGCGACCCCGCGCAAGGCCGCGGGCAAGCGGGCGCCCGCCGCCCGCACCGCGCCGTCCCCCAAGGCGATCGGCGCCAACCCCAAGCGGCGGTACGGGTCGGGTGGGTCGCGGTCGCTGTCGCCGTGA
- a CDS encoding flavin monoamine oxidase family protein: MPLPLAPDPGLSRRLLLGGAAGAATVPLGVGALTEAEALGRQGRLPRTADVVVVGAGISGLVTAQKLARRGVDVLVVEARGRVGGRVLNHRLESGGVIEAGGAFVGPTQDHILRLARELKVPTFLEHNTGSSVYVSGLTGRLEYTGTVPPDPTILADAAILLTLIDRYAAELDVEAPWDHPRGAEWDAMSLGEFIRRQTLNPSGVGTLIDAWTQPGFGADPDELSLLFVLWYVACSGNERNVGTFSRNSDTANGAQERRFVGGSQLIPLRLAKRLGDVVALRAGVERIVQKDHRVHVHTRRGTVVAKRVVVAAPPPLVLDIDWFPRLPTRRQQLLRSLDMGRLMKCDAVYRTPFWRKEGLTGFGINDSGAARAVFDNSPRDGSPGVLLAFVGGSTWRTYGTMSKDRRRRHVLEGFAAMFGEQALRPIEYTEQDWTRERWTRGGPTAFHAPGTMVQLGPVIRKPFGRVHWAGTETATYWSGYMDGAVRAGKRAATEVLERL; encoded by the coding sequence ATGCCGCTGCCCCTCGCCCCCGACCCGGGCCTGTCCCGCCGACTGCTGCTCGGGGGCGCCGCCGGCGCCGCGACCGTGCCGCTCGGCGTCGGCGCGCTCACCGAGGCCGAGGCGCTCGGCCGCCAGGGGCGCCTCCCCCGCACGGCCGACGTGGTCGTGGTCGGCGCCGGCATCTCCGGGCTGGTCACCGCGCAGAAGCTCGCCCGCCGCGGGGTCGACGTCCTCGTCGTGGAGGCCCGCGGCCGGGTCGGCGGGCGGGTGCTCAACCACCGCCTCGAGTCCGGTGGGGTGATCGAGGCCGGCGGCGCGTTCGTCGGGCCGACCCAGGACCACATCCTCCGGCTGGCCCGCGAGCTGAAGGTCCCGACCTTCCTCGAGCACAACACCGGGAGCAGCGTCTACGTCTCCGGCCTGACCGGCCGCCTCGAGTACACCGGCACCGTCCCGCCCGACCCCACGATCCTCGCCGACGCGGCGATCCTGCTCACGCTGATCGACCGGTACGCCGCGGAGCTCGACGTCGAGGCGCCCTGGGACCACCCCCGCGGCGCGGAGTGGGACGCGATGAGCCTCGGCGAGTTCATCCGCCGCCAGACGCTGAACCCGTCCGGTGTCGGCACCCTGATCGATGCCTGGACCCAGCCCGGGTTCGGCGCCGACCCCGACGAGCTCTCCCTCCTCTTCGTGCTCTGGTACGTCGCGTGCTCGGGCAACGAGCGGAACGTCGGCACCTTCTCCCGCAACTCCGACACCGCGAACGGCGCCCAGGAGCGCCGCTTCGTCGGCGGCTCGCAGCTGATCCCCCTCCGGCTGGCCAAGCGGCTCGGGGACGTGGTCGCCCTGCGCGCGGGCGTGGAGCGGATCGTGCAGAAGGACCACCGGGTGCACGTGCACACCCGCCGCGGGACGGTCGTCGCGAAGCGGGTGGTCGTGGCCGCCCCGCCGCCGCTGGTGCTCGACATCGACTGGTTCCCGCGGCTGCCGACCCGGCGCCAGCAGCTGCTCCGCAGCCTCGACATGGGCCGGCTGATGAAGTGCGACGCGGTCTACCGCACGCCGTTCTGGCGCAAGGAGGGGCTGACCGGGTTCGGCATCAACGACTCCGGCGCGGCCCGTGCGGTCTTCGACAACTCCCCCCGCGACGGCAGCCCGGGCGTGCTGCTGGCGTTCGTCGGCGGCTCGACCTGGCGCACCTACGGCACGATGAGCAAGGACCGGCGCCGCCGGCACGTGCTGGAGGGGTTCGCCGCGATGTTCGGCGAGCAGGCGCTGCGCCCGATCGAGTACACCGAGCAGGACTGGACCCGCGAGCGCTGGACCCGCGGCGGCCCGACCGCGTTCCACGCGCCCGGCACGATGGTGCAGCTCGGCCCGGTGATCCGGAAGCCGTTCGGCCGCGTGCACTGGGCCGGCACCGAGACCGCGACGTACTGGTCGGGCTACATGGACGGCGCCGTGCGCGCCGGCAAGCGTGCCGCGACCGAGGTGCTGGAGCGGCTGTGA
- a CDS encoding dioxygenase family protein — translation MTPAARMPALYLGHGAPPLLDDPLWSGQLASWAADLPRPTAVLIVSAHWESAPVSLSASGAPLVYDFGGFAPRYYQMTYATPDASALARRVAGLMPAGEPVHQHTSRGLDHGAWVPLTIMYPGADVPVLQMSLPTHDPERLMRIGQRLRPLREEGVLIVGSGFLTHGLPFLTDFRIDAAPPGWSTDFDAWAGEALARGDVDELADYRAKAPGMPYAHPTVEHYSPLFVTLGAASDPGEPGAQVVDGFWMGLSKRSLQVA, via the coding sequence ATGACCCCCGCCGCCCGGATGCCCGCGCTCTACCTCGGGCACGGCGCCCCGCCGCTGCTCGACGACCCGCTCTGGTCGGGGCAGCTGGCGTCCTGGGCAGCCGACCTGCCCCGCCCGACCGCGGTCCTCATCGTGAGCGCGCACTGGGAGTCGGCCCCGGTCAGCCTCTCCGCGAGCGGCGCCCCGCTGGTCTACGACTTCGGCGGGTTCGCCCCGCGGTACTACCAGATGACCTACGCGACGCCGGACGCCTCCGCGCTCGCGCGCCGGGTCGCGGGCCTGATGCCGGCCGGCGAGCCGGTGCACCAGCACACCTCGCGCGGGCTCGACCACGGCGCCTGGGTGCCGCTCACGATCATGTACCCCGGCGCCGACGTGCCGGTGCTGCAGATGTCGCTGCCCACCCACGACCCCGAGCGGCTGATGCGAATCGGCCAGCGGCTCCGCCCGCTGCGCGAGGAGGGCGTGCTGATCGTGGGCTCCGGCTTCCTGACCCACGGACTGCCGTTCCTCACCGACTTCCGCATCGACGCCGCGCCGCCCGGCTGGTCGACCGACTTCGACGCCTGGGCCGGCGAGGCGCTCGCCCGCGGCGACGTCGACGAGCTCGCCGACTACCGCGCGAAGGCGCCCGGGATGCCCTACGCGCACCCCACGGTCGAGCACTACTCGCCGCTGTTCGTCACCCTCGGCGCCGCCAGCGACCCCGGCGAGCCGGGCGCGCAGGTCGTCGACGGCTTCTGGATGGGCCTCTCGAAGCGGTCCCTGCAGGTCGCCTGA
- a CDS encoding TetR/AcrR family transcriptional regulator: MSSAPVEESFPARRRVPIQERSRMRVERILDAAATLVVQRGVEALTTREIARVAAVPVASLYQYFADKDAVLLALAERDMAEMDEQVLADLADLGAPTVAEVVRTVLASFVTVYDRRPAFVELYLRGRTNAAVAQFGREHNARVARLLRAYAVDAGLALPTLTDQVVELAVEVGDRVFQLAYEHRRDGDPALVAEGATMVTAYLERHAVDPPAPA; the protein is encoded by the coding sequence ATGTCGTCCGCACCGGTCGAGGAGTCCTTCCCCGCCCGCCGCCGGGTCCCGATCCAGGAGCGCAGCCGGATGCGGGTCGAGCGGATCCTGGACGCCGCCGCGACGCTCGTGGTCCAGCGCGGGGTCGAGGCGCTGACCACCCGGGAGATCGCCCGGGTCGCGGCGGTCCCCGTCGCGTCGCTCTACCAGTACTTCGCCGACAAGGACGCCGTGCTGCTGGCCCTCGCCGAGCGGGACATGGCCGAGATGGACGAGCAGGTGCTGGCCGACCTCGCCGACCTGGGCGCGCCCACCGTGGCCGAGGTCGTGCGCACGGTGCTGGCCTCGTTCGTCACGGTCTACGACCGGCGCCCGGCGTTCGTCGAGCTCTACCTGCGGGGGCGCACCAACGCCGCCGTCGCGCAGTTCGGCCGGGAGCACAACGCGCGCGTCGCGCGCCTGCTCCGGGCGTACGCCGTGGACGCGGGCCTCGCGCTCCCGACGCTCACCGACCAGGTCGTCGAGCTCGCGGTCGAGGTCGGCGACCGGGTCTTCCAGCTCGCCTACGAGCACCGCCGCGACGGCGACCCGGCTCTGGTGGCCGAGGGCGCGACGATGGTGACCGCCTACCTGGAGCGGCACGCGGTGGACCCGCCGGCGCCGGCGTGA
- a CDS encoding alpha,alpha-trehalose-phosphate synthase (UDP-forming): MPNNLVIVANRLPVDRVEQADGSVGWRRSPGGLVSAIEPVMRANDGVWVGWPGGTDQDLAPFEDDGMSLVPMSMTAADIEGFYEGFSNGTLWPLYHDLVAKPEFHREWWESYVAVNHRFAEKAAELAAEGATVWVHDYQLQLVPRMLRELRPDLRIGFYLHIPFPPGELFQQLPWRRELLEGLLGADLVGFQLPGAAQNFVRLVRQRVGHKTHRDLVYLPDGRTVRAKAFPISIDAKGYEELASSAPVERRAAEIREALGNPRKVFLGIDRLDYTKGIYARLRAFSELIVDGHFDVEDAVFVQVAVPSREEVEQYRILRDEIDRLVGRINGDLGRIGRPAISYLHSSYPREEMAALYRAADIMAVTPYRDGMNLVAKEYVACRADNTGALVLSEFAGAADELRQAWLVNPYDINGMKSAMLEAYRAEPKELTRRMRAMRRTVTQHDVAAWADSFMTELSDVRSSHGKAVRPARRS; encoded by the coding sequence GTGCCGAACAACCTGGTGATCGTCGCCAACAGGCTCCCCGTGGACCGGGTCGAGCAGGCCGACGGCTCGGTCGGCTGGCGTCGCTCCCCGGGCGGCCTGGTCAGCGCGATCGAGCCGGTGATGCGGGCCAACGACGGCGTCTGGGTCGGCTGGCCGGGCGGCACCGACCAGGACCTGGCGCCGTTCGAGGACGACGGCATGAGCCTGGTCCCGATGTCGATGACCGCCGCGGACATCGAGGGGTTCTACGAGGGCTTCAGCAACGGCACCCTCTGGCCGCTCTACCACGACCTGGTCGCCAAGCCGGAGTTCCACCGCGAGTGGTGGGAGTCCTACGTCGCGGTCAACCACCGGTTCGCGGAGAAGGCCGCCGAGCTCGCCGCCGAGGGCGCCACCGTCTGGGTCCACGACTACCAGCTGCAGCTGGTGCCGCGGATGCTGCGCGAGCTCCGCCCCGACCTCCGGATCGGCTTCTACCTGCACATCCCGTTCCCGCCCGGGGAGCTGTTCCAGCAGCTGCCGTGGCGCCGCGAGCTCCTCGAGGGGCTGCTCGGCGCCGACCTCGTCGGCTTCCAGCTGCCGGGGGCGGCGCAGAACTTCGTCCGGCTGGTCCGCCAGCGGGTCGGCCACAAGACCCACCGCGACCTGGTCTACCTGCCCGACGGGCGCACCGTCCGGGCGAAGGCGTTCCCGATCTCGATCGACGCCAAGGGGTACGAGGAGCTCGCGAGCTCCGCGCCGGTCGAGCGCCGCGCGGCCGAGATCCGCGAGGCGCTGGGCAACCCGCGCAAGGTCTTCCTCGGCATCGACCGCCTCGACTACACCAAGGGCATCTACGCGCGGCTGCGCGCGTTCAGCGAGCTGATCGTCGACGGCCACTTCGACGTCGAGGACGCCGTGTTCGTGCAGGTCGCCGTGCCCTCGCGCGAGGAGGTCGAGCAGTACCGCATCCTGCGCGACGAGATCGACCGCCTCGTCGGCCGGATCAACGGCGACCTGGGCCGGATCGGCCGCCCCGCGATCAGCTACCTGCACTCGTCGTACCCCCGCGAGGAGATGGCCGCGCTCTACCGCGCCGCCGACATCATGGCCGTCACGCCGTACCGCGACGGGATGAACCTCGTCGCCAAGGAGTACGTCGCGTGCCGCGCCGACAACACCGGCGCGCTGGTGCTCTCGGAGTTCGCCGGCGCCGCCGACGAGCTGCGGCAGGCGTGGCTGGTCAACCCCTACGACATCAACGGCATGAAGTCGGCGATGCTCGAGGCCTACCGGGCCGAGCCCAAGGAGCTGACCCGGCGGATGCGGGCGATGCGCCGGACCGTCACCCAGCACGACGTGGCGGCCTGGGCCGACAGCTTCATGACCGAGCTGTCCGACGTCCGCAGCTCGCACGGGAAGGCCGTGCGGCCCGCGAGGCGGTCCTGA
- a CDS encoding GNAT family N-acetyltransferase, protein MLEISTDPARLDVDTVHRWLSTDAYWALGRPREVVETSIANSLCFGAYDDEVLVGFARLVTDRSTFAWLCDVYVAPEHRAQGIGTALMDAIDKELVGRHIKRALLVTTSSPGLYARYGYAPISDDSTWMGRTYQGG, encoded by the coding sequence GTGCTGGAGATCTCGACCGACCCCGCCCGGCTGGACGTCGACACCGTCCACCGCTGGCTCTCGACCGACGCCTACTGGGCGCTCGGCCGGCCCCGCGAGGTCGTCGAGACCTCGATCGCCAACTCGCTGTGCTTCGGCGCGTACGACGACGAGGTGCTCGTCGGTTTCGCCCGGCTGGTCACCGACCGCTCGACGTTCGCCTGGCTCTGCGACGTGTACGTCGCCCCGGAGCACCGCGCCCAGGGCATCGGCACCGCGCTGATGGACGCGATCGACAAGGAGCTGGTCGGGCGGCACATCAAGCGGGCGCTGCTGGTGACCACGTCCTCGCCCGGCCTGTACGCCCGCTACGGCTACGCGCCGATCTCCGACGACTCCACCTGGATGGGCAGGACCTACCAGGGCGGCTGA
- a CDS encoding uracil-DNA glycosylase, translating to MAPDWAAALAPVDEQVAELGRFLRAELAAGRPYLPAGEHVFRAFRRPLADVRVLVVGQDPYPTPGHPIGLSFAVDPHVRPVPRSLANIYRELRDDLGVEPPAHGDLSAWADAGVMLLNRVLTVQPGASASHRGKGWEEVTACAIEALVRRGGPLAAVLWGRDAQSLKPALGTVPWVESAHPSPLSASRGFFGSRPFSRVNALLVEQGGAPLDWRLPME from the coding sequence ATGGCACCCGACTGGGCGGCGGCCCTGGCGCCGGTGGACGAGCAGGTGGCGGAGCTGGGCCGGTTCCTGCGCGCCGAGCTCGCGGCCGGGCGGCCCTACCTGCCCGCCGGCGAGCACGTCTTCCGCGCGTTCCGCCGCCCGCTCGCCGACGTCCGCGTGCTGGTGGTGGGCCAGGACCCCTACCCCACCCCGGGCCACCCGATCGGGTTGAGCTTCGCGGTCGACCCGCACGTGCGGCCGGTGCCGCGCAGCCTGGCCAACATCTACCGCGAGCTGCGCGACGACCTCGGGGTGGAGCCGCCCGCGCACGGCGACCTCAGCGCCTGGGCGGACGCCGGGGTGATGCTGCTCAACCGGGTGCTCACCGTGCAGCCGGGGGCGTCCGCGTCGCACCGCGGCAAGGGCTGGGAAGAGGTCACGGCGTGCGCGATCGAGGCGTTGGTACGCCGGGGCGGGCCGCTCGCCGCGGTGCTGTGGGGCCGGGACGCGCAGAGCCTGAAGCCGGCGCTCGGCACGGTCCCGTGGGTGGAGTCGGCCCACCCGTCCCCGCTCTCGGCCAGCCGCGGGTTCTTCGGCTCGCGGCCGTTCAGCCGGGTCAACGCGCTGCTGGTGGAGCAGGGCGGCGCGCCCCTCGACTGGCGCCTGCCGATGGAATAA
- a CDS encoding MFS transporter translates to MPTTQQATLPRSVRAGYGSGSVATGAFGTVPGLMLLPYLTDEVGMAAAAAGVIVFLPKAWDVVLNPIAGRISDRTVDPRGARRPWLLRAGIALAVAFALLFAAPETSTGLEAAWVLVAFLACASAYAFFQVPYVSMPAEMTASYDERTRLMTWRVAILALTILLAGATAPAIRDAVGGRDGYRLMGLVMAGLILVGVVGAYVGTRRAPLGTVHPGAGTLRDQLRVVAGARDFRMLLTTFVVQALAVGCILAGVDYLAEDVLDSTGAVTALFACFVAPALLLTPVWAAFGQRVGKKRGYVVSSLLLALGSLVSVLADAAPAAVLFAAVAVSGVGYAGCQVFPMAMLPDAAAVDTQRTGENRVGVYTGVWTAGETFGLALGPAVFAVVLQLGGYRSGSGVAQPGSAETAIVLGFALLPAVLVLASLWWLARYTLEADAVEEEAVPA, encoded by the coding sequence ATGCCCACCACCCAGCAGGCCACCCTGCCCCGCAGCGTCCGGGCGGGGTACGGGTCGGGGTCGGTGGCGACGGGGGCGTTCGGGACCGTCCCGGGGCTGATGCTGCTGCCCTACCTCACCGACGAGGTGGGGATGGCGGCGGCCGCGGCGGGCGTGATCGTCTTCCTGCCGAAGGCGTGGGACGTCGTCCTCAACCCGATCGCGGGCCGGATCAGCGACCGCACCGTCGACCCCCGGGGCGCGCGCCGCCCGTGGCTGCTCCGCGCGGGCATCGCGCTGGCGGTCGCGTTCGCACTGCTCTTCGCGGCACCCGAGACGTCCACCGGCCTGGAGGCCGCGTGGGTGCTGGTTGCGTTCCTGGCCTGCGCGTCGGCGTACGCGTTCTTCCAGGTGCCCTACGTCTCGATGCCCGCCGAGATGACCGCGTCGTACGACGAGCGCACCCGGCTGATGACCTGGCGGGTCGCGATCCTGGCGCTGACCATCCTGCTCGCCGGCGCCACCGCGCCCGCGATCCGCGACGCCGTCGGCGGCCGTGACGGCTACCGGCTGATGGGGCTGGTGATGGCCGGCCTGATCCTCGTCGGCGTCGTCGGGGCGTACGTCGGCACCCGCCGCGCGCCGCTCGGCACGGTGCATCCGGGGGCGGGCACCCTGCGCGACCAGCTTCGGGTGGTCGCGGGCGCGCGGGACTTCCGCATGCTGCTCACCACGTTCGTCGTCCAGGCGCTCGCGGTCGGGTGCATCCTCGCCGGCGTCGACTACCTCGCCGAGGACGTCCTCGACAGCACGGGCGCGGTCACCGCCCTGTTCGCCTGCTTCGTCGCGCCCGCGCTGCTGCTGACGCCGGTCTGGGCGGCGTTCGGCCAGCGGGTCGGCAAGAAGCGCGGGTACGTCGTCTCCTCGCTGCTGCTCGCGCTCGGCTCGCTGGTCTCGGTGCTCGCCGACGCCGCCCCGGCCGCGGTGCTGTTCGCGGCGGTCGCGGTCAGCGGCGTCGGGTACGCCGGCTGCCAGGTCTTCCCGATGGCGATGCTCCCCGACGCCGCGGCGGTCGACACCCAGCGCACCGGCGAGAACCGGGTCGGCGTCTACACCGGCGTCTGGACCGCCGGCGAGACCTTCGGCTTGGCGCTCGGCCCCGCGGTCTTCGCGGTCGTGCTGCAGCTCGGCGGCTACCGATCCGGCTCCGGCGTCGCCCAGCCCGGCTCGGCGGAGACCGCGATCGTGCTCGGCTTCGCGCTGCTCCCCGCCGTCCTGGTCCTCGCCAGCCTCTGGTGGCTGGCGCGCTACACGCTCGAGGCCGACGCGGTCGAGGAGGAGGCGGTGCCGGCATGA
- a CDS encoding pyridoxal phosphate-dependent decarboxylase family protein has product MSDALARLKEMQAADLPVHGGRTLAYVYDSGLAEVDEVGRAAVAAYAGSNGLDPTAFPSLLRMENDVVGFTADLLDAPATAVGTVTSGGTESVLLAVQAARDGSPSVAAPSMVLPDTVHAAFHKAAHYFGVEARLVPVGPDLRADPAAMAAATDDSTVLVVASAPSYAHGVVDPVTEIAAAAAARGIRCHVDACIGGWVLPYAARLGRAVPPWTFAVEGVTSISVDLHKYGYAPKGTSVLLHRTPELRRPQFFASAAWPGYTMLNSTMQSTKSGGPLAGAWAVLRTLGDDGYLRLTRDVLEAVDRIVAGIAAIPALRVVVPPDSTLVALATDGSCDAFTVCDEMAARGWYVQPQMSYAGGPATVHLSVSAATLASVDDFLVALAEAVAAAVAAGPVAVDPGVAAYIASLDPATLTDADFDGLLAASGLVGGDGGDGAGDDLALPDRMAEVNAMLDLASPAMREALLVAFLDRLSRPVRAVG; this is encoded by the coding sequence ATGAGCGACGCGCTCGCCCGGCTCAAGGAGATGCAGGCCGCGGACCTGCCCGTCCACGGCGGCCGCACGCTGGCCTACGTCTACGACTCGGGGCTCGCGGAGGTCGACGAGGTCGGCCGCGCCGCCGTCGCGGCGTACGCCGGCTCCAACGGGCTGGACCCCACCGCGTTCCCCAGCCTGCTGCGGATGGAGAACGACGTCGTCGGGTTCACCGCCGACCTGCTCGACGCCCCCGCGACCGCGGTCGGCACCGTCACCTCCGGCGGCACCGAGTCGGTGCTGCTCGCCGTGCAGGCCGCGCGCGACGGCAGCCCCTCGGTCGCCGCCCCCAGCATGGTGCTGCCCGACACCGTGCACGCCGCCTTCCACAAGGCCGCGCACTACTTCGGCGTCGAGGCGCGGCTGGTGCCGGTCGGCCCCGACCTCCGCGCCGACCCCGCCGCGATGGCCGCGGCCACCGACGACAGCACCGTGCTCGTCGTGGCCAGCGCGCCGTCGTACGCCCACGGCGTCGTCGACCCGGTCACCGAGATCGCCGCCGCGGCCGCCGCCCGTGGGATCCGCTGCCACGTCGACGCCTGCATCGGCGGCTGGGTGCTGCCGTACGCCGCGCGGCTGGGGCGCGCCGTACCGCCCTGGACGTTCGCGGTCGAGGGCGTCACCTCGATCTCCGTCGACCTGCACAAGTACGGCTACGCGCCCAAGGGCACCTCGGTGCTGCTGCACCGCACCCCGGAGCTGCGGCGCCCGCAGTTCTTCGCGTCCGCCGCCTGGCCGGGCTACACGATGCTCAACTCCACGATGCAGTCGACCAAGTCCGGCGGCCCGCTCGCTGGCGCGTGGGCGGTGCTGCGGACCCTCGGCGACGACGGCTACCTGCGGCTGACCCGCGACGTCCTCGAGGCGGTCGACCGGATCGTGGCGGGGATCGCGGCGATCCCCGCGCTGCGGGTCGTCGTCCCGCCCGACTCGACGCTGGTCGCCCTCGCCACCGACGGCAGCTGCGACGCGTTCACGGTCTGCGACGAGATGGCGGCGCGCGGCTGGTACGTCCAGCCGCAGATGTCGTACGCCGGCGGGCCGGCCACCGTGCACCTCTCGGTCAGCGCCGCGACGCTCGCGTCGGTCGACGACTTCCTGGTCGCGCTGGCCGAGGCCGTCGCCGCGGCGGTCGCGGCCGGACCGGTCGCGGTCGACCCCGGCGTCGCGGCGTACATCGCCTCGCTCGACCCGGCCACCCTCACCGACGCCGACTTCGACGGCCTGCTCGCGGCCTCCGGACTGGTCGGCGGCGACGGCGGGGACGGCGCCGGGGACGACCTCGCGCTCCCCGACCGGATGGCCGAGGTCAACGCGATGCTCGACCTGGCCTCCCCCGCGATGCGCGAGGCGCTGCTGGTGGCGTTCCTGGACCGGCTGTCGCGGCCGGTGCGGGCCGTCGGCTGA